CCGGGCCAGCAGCGAGGGATAGCCGGAGAAGGCGATGGACGCGGCCCTGATCGCCGTCTCCGAGTGGGGGCCTCCGACGATGCCCCGCCCGCGGCCCTCCTGGACCGCCCGAACCGCTTCGCCCAGGTAGGTCACGGTGGCCGCGCCGGCCGCCGCGTGGACCGTTCCGGGCCGGAAGGCCTGCGGGTGAAGGGCCGGTACGTGCATGAGGTCCACCGTCCCCGCCCGTCCCTCGTCGGTTCCGTCCGTCTCGCGGACGACGAGGCCCGCCTGGTGTGCGTAGTGCCGCACGACCAGGGCGTCCCCCACGAGCACGGGGCGGAGTCCGGGGTCGGGGTCGTCCGACAGTGCCTCGCTTGCCTTTACGGCGATCTCCGGTCCGACGCCGTTGGGGTCCCCGATGGTCACGAGGATGCGACCGGACGGTGTCGTGCCCGACGGGGTCACAGCGGCAGCGCCAGGAGGGTGTCGATGGTGGAGCTGTCGCAGACCACGACCCGCTCGGCGAGGCTCGCCCGGTCCCCGTCGAACCGGTAGCGGTCGAGGTAGCGTCCGGTGGCGAAGATGTCGGAGCTGCCGTCGCGCATGACGCGGACGACGAGGAAGCCGGTTTCGCTGCGGGCGCCCTCGTCCGACTCCTCCAGGATCGCGGGCTGGCCGAGGATGTGCCGGTAGGTGTGCGCCTCGTAGATGTTGGCCTCGAGCAGGGCGGAAACGCGGTCGCTGAGCATGCGCCGGTTGTCGGCCCAGATCACGCCCGCCTCCAGCCCCTCGCTGTGGTTGGCGGCCGTGGTGATGCGGTAGTGGCAGTCCTCCTCGAAGAACCCGGGCCAGTCCTCCATCCGGCCGTCGTCGATGCAGCGGGCGTACTCGCCCTGGGCGCGGCTGATGAGCCTGAAGGCATCCACGGTCACGTTCACTTGTCGTTCTCCTGTCGCAGGTGCATGCCCTCGCGGTACGCCTTCCAGAAGCCGCGGACGGATGCCTCGGTGACCCGGCTCTCGCTGGACGCGGCCGATTCACCGCCCATCTCCAGCACGGCCTGCTCGTCGGCGGCACCGGCGATTCCACGCTGGACGAAGCCGCCCACGCAGCCGTCCTCCATCGAGATGTAACCGGCGGGGCCGATCAGGTTGGCCTGCTTGAGCCGCACGGTGCGCTGCTCCGGGGTGTCCTCCTCGAACCCGAGGTAGGTCCAGTTGAGCCGGGTGGACTCGACGCCGCGCGGAAGGATCTGGCGGACCGCCACGGAGTTCTGGATCTGCTGGAGGACGAACCCGGGGAAGACGGAGAGGATCTGCAGGGTGGTGTCGTCCCCCACCTCGCTGAATCCGTCGAGGAGCGAGGGGTCGGCGAGCTTGTACTCGCTGTCGGACCGGATGTTCTGGTCGGAGTACCCGGCGTCCAGCTCCGCTTCGCGGTCGATGGCGGAGTAGCTGACGTGGTGGGCACCGCTCTCGCTGACGATGATGCCGCCGCGCTGACCGAGGCGGTTGATGCCGAACGTGGTGAAGAAGAGGTGCAGGATGCTCGCGTGGTAGGAGTCCTTGACGTTCTCCATGTAGAGCTTCCAGTTGTTCGGAAGCAGCTGGGTGAACCGGCCGAGGACAACCGGTGTGCGGCCGCCGAGTACCCGGTCGATCCGGCTGAGGATCTCGTCGCCGAGGTACTCCTCGATGTCGGGGACGTCCTCGTCGAAGCTGCCGAAGACCAGGCCGTGCAGGACGGCGAGCCGTAGCTTGCGCGGGCCGTGGTCCTCCAGGCAGAAGTACTTCGGCATGCCTCCCTGGCCCTTGATGCCGTCCTTGAAGGCGACCCCGGTCAGATCACCCTGGAGGTTGTAGCTCCAGGCGTGGTAGACGCAGGTGAAATCCTTGGCGTTGCTGCCGCGGTCGTCCAGGGCGAGCAGCGCGCCGCGGTGGGCACACCGGTTCTCGAAGCCGTAGAGCTCGCCGTCCTCGTCGCGGGAGACGATGACGGGGGTGTCGCCGACGAAGGTCGTCCGGTAGTCACCGGGCTGCGGAACCTCGGCCTCCAGGCAGAGGTAGCTCCAGTAGGGGCCGCGGAACAGGTTCTCCTGCTCCTCGCGGTACACGTCCTGGCGCTGGAAGACCCAGTACGGGACGCGCGTCAGCTCGTCGGGCCACTCCGGGCGGTCCTGCTCCCTCTTCGCGGAGTTCTCGGGCAGGGTGCTCGTCAAGGCTGCTCCTTCTTCCGGAATGCCGCGACCGCGGCTGCGCCGGCGCGCGGCATTCCGGACTTCCTCAGTGCGGGTGTCATGCCTCGGGGTTGACAGCTCCCGATTTTGTTCGTATAACGAACGCGTGGCTAATACGCGAACAGATAAGCCGAGTGTCGGAAGCGCTGTCAAGGCTGCGGAGCCGGGTAATCCGCGTCCGCGCGGCCCGGAAGGCATGGCAGGGCTGGCCAAAGGGCTGGCTGTGATCGAGACATTCGGGCGTTCGCGCACCCAGTTGACGGTCTCGGAGGCGGCCCAGGCCACGGGACTGACGCGCGCCACCGCGCGCCGGTGCCTGCTGACACTGACGGAGCTCGGGTATCTGGCGCACGACGGGAAGCACTTCCGTCCCACGCCCCGGATGGCGAGGCTCGGCGGGTCCTACACACGAACCGACCCGCTGCCCCGCCTCGCGCAGCCCCATCTGGTGTCCGCGCGCGAGGCGCTGGGGGAGTCGGTCTCGCTCGCCGTACTCGACGACGGGGCAGCGGTGTTCGTGGCCCGGGCCGAGACCGAGCGGGTGGTCTCCGCGGGAGTGCAGGTCGGGACCCGGCTCGCCGCCTACAGTTCGGCGACCGGCAGGGTGCTGCTGGCAGCTTTGCCGGACGCGGAGTTGGGCGCGTACCTGGCTGGTTGCCGGCCCCAGGCGCGTACCCCGAAGTCGCTCGTCGACGTCGAGGAGATCAGGCGGCAGGTACTGGCGGTCCGGGAGGGAGCCGCCGCCGTCACCGACGAGGAGCTGGAGCTCGGCATGCGCTCGATGGCCACACCGGTGAGGGACGCGCAGGGCGACATCAGGGCCGCCCTCAGCGTCAGTGCCTTCACGGCCCGTATCTCGATGGAGGACATGCGCGAGCAGTTCCTGCCCGTACTCGAAGACCACGCGGAGAGGATCGGCCGCATGCTGTGAGCGGGGATGTACCGCTCCGGCCGACGCCCCGGGCTTCCGAGGTGACTACGCCGGCTTTCGATCCCGTCCCGCGGGTCACGCACCTTCTCCGGCGGTCCGCGCCGGCTCGGCCGGCTGATTGATTCGGGGGATGGTGGACCGGTCCAACCCCACCGCCACTCGCCGAAGTCGGAGCCTCCGGGAGTGACAGCCTTCCGGAGCCGGGTCATGGCCTGACTCCTTCCGGAGCCGGGCCATGACCTGACCTCTCAGTTGCTGAGGGCCTGCGAGATGCGGTCCGCGGTCTTCACCACCTGGTCGATGATCGACGCTCGCTGCGCCTCGTCGAGGCGGAAGGCAGGGCACGGCGCCGACAGCGCGGCCACGATCTGCGATCCCTCCCTGACCGGGGCGGAGGCGGCCCAGACCCCCTCGTCGATCTCCTCGTGGCTCACCTCCCAGCCCTGCCGCATCGCGTGGTCGATCTCGGTGAGGAACGCCTCGCGGCCGTTGACCGGGGGGAGTTCGCCGACGGCGAGGGCCTCGTCGATGTGGCGCAGGCGCTCCGTCGCGGACAGACCGCCGAGCAGAAGACGCACGCTGGCACCCCGCAGGGCGGGCAGGGGCTGACCCGGCTCGAAGGACAGCCGGAACGGGCGCAGGCTCTCCACGCGATGGATGCACACGGGCAGTCCGTGCACCAGCCGGCTGAGGATCACCGTCTCCTGGGTGCTGTGCGACAGCTCGCGCATGAACGGTTCGGCCACGTTCACCAGGGGAGTCGCCCGCCGGGCGGCCCGCCCCAGAGCCGCGACCCGCATCGTGAGGTGGTAGTGCCCGCGGTCGCCCTCCTCGATCAGGCCCATGTCGCGCAGCAGCGCCACATATCGGTGAGCCGTGGGCACGGGGATCCCCAGTTCGTCCGCCAGTTGACGGACCGTTGCCACCGGCCGCTGTTCCGTGAAGGCGAACAGCAACTCCAGAGCCCTGCGCCCGCTGTCCGCGCCCGCCTTCGAGGGTGCCACCGTTCCTCCGCACTTCCGTCCATTGACGCCTGTCGTATCCCGACCTACTGTATCGAAATCACTCAGCGATAAGACGTTATCGCACAGCGATAGTAAGGAGGGTGTGGTGGACGGTTCACCACCGATTGCCCCTCGTTCCGCGGCACCCCGGCACACCGGTGTGGACCCGCTGCCGGAAACGGCGCGGGCGAGCGTCGCGCTGCCGGGCGCCCGCAGTGCGCTGCGGACCTTCCCGCTACGGGCCGCCGGGCCGCGGGAAGGCTGGCTGCGGGTCACCGCGTCCGGGATCTGCGGGACGGACGTCGGCATGTTCCAGCGGGGAGTGGCCGCCGCGACGGTGCTCGGCCATCACGTCGTCGGCCGGATCGCGGCCGTCGGTCCGGAGGCGGCGCACCGCTGGCGGGTCGGCCCCGGCGACCGGGTGCTGGTGGAGGAGTACCTGCCCTGCGGCCGGTGTCCCGACTGTGCGTCGGGCGCCTACCGGCTGTGCCCCCAGACCGATCTGTGGGGCGGTGGGCGGCGCATCGGCACGGTGCCGGTCAGCGAGGACCCCGCGCTGTTCGGCGGCAACGCCGAGTTCATGTTCCTCCCCGGCAACGCCGTCGTGCACCGGCTGCCCCCGCAGTTGCCGCAGGAGCTCGCGGCCTGGGTCCTGCCGTACGCCAACGCCGTCGACTGGGTCCTGCGCGCCGGCCGGCTGGAAGCCGGGCAGAACGTCGTCGTGCTCGGCCCCGGCTACCACGGTCTCGCCGTGGCCGCCGCGGCCCGCCTGGGCGAGGCCGGCAAGGTCGTCGTTGTGGGCCTGCCCCGGGACGCCGAACGGCTGGGCATGGCCGAGGCGCTGGGCGCCACCGCGGTCGTCGCCGAAGAGTCCGGAGACTGGGGCGCGGCCGTACGGGCGGCCCTGGGCGGCGGCTCCTGCGACCTAGTCGTCGACACCACCGGCTCCGACCCGAGCGTGGTGGACGTCGCCGTGGACCTGCTGGGACACGGCGGCCGCCTGGTGCTGACCACGCCGAAGCAGCCGGCCGCCGTCCCGGCCGACTCCGCGGCGATGATCCGGCGCTGTCTGACACTGACCGCGGTCCGCGGCCGTCCCCCGCAGGCGATCGGCCGTGCCATCGCCTCCCTGACCGAGGGCACCTCGGGGCTGGAGCACGTGCCCACCGTCGAAATCCCCCTCGAAGAAGTGGGCGACATGCTCACCCGGCTCGCGGCCGGCAGCGGACCGTCCTCACCGCACATCGTCGTCCGGCCCGACCTCGATCGCCCCGATACCCAGCGCCCCTGACCACACAGAAGGAGAGAGCCACATGCTGACGCCGGAACAGAACGAACGACTGGTGCGCACCGACCGGGGCACCGAGATGGGCACCCTGCTGCGCCGGTACTGGATTCCCGCGCTGCTCGCCGAGGAGATCCCCGAACCCGACTGCCCCCCGGTCCGGGTGAAGCTGCTGGGGGAGAACCTGATCGCCTTCCGCGACACCCAGGGCCGCATCGGTCTGCTCGACGAGTTCTGCAGTCACCGCACCGCGTCCCTGTTCTTCGGCCGCAACGAGGAATGCGGTCTGCGCTGCGCCTACCACGGCTGGAAGTACGACGTCGAAGGCAACTGCGTCGACATGCCGTCCGAACCGCCCGCCAGCCGCTTCCACGAGAAGATCAAGCAGACGGCCTACCCCTGCGTCGAGCGCGGGGGTGTCATCTGGACCTACATGGGCCCGCCGGAGCTGAAGCCCGAGCTGCCCGAGCTGGAGTGGGCCACCCTGCCGCCCGAGAACGTCTTCGTCTCCAAGCGACTGCAGGAGACCAACTTCATGCAGGCCATGGAGGGCGGGATCGACTCCAGCCACGTCTCCTTCGCCCACCGCTTCAACATGGACGACGATCCCATGCACGCGGGCACCGCCGGCATCGCCTACCTCAAGGCGGACACCAGGCCCAAGTTCGAGGTCATCGAGTCCGACGGCGGTCTGCTGATCGGCGCCCGCCGGGAAGCGGACGCGGACCACTACTACTGGCGCGTCACCCAGTGGATCATGCCCTGGTACACGATCATCCCGCCGTTCGGAACCCACAACCCGCTGGGCGGACACGCCTGGGTGCCCATCGACGACGAGAACTGCTGGGCCTGGAGCATCAATTACCACCCCACCCGTCCCCTGAGGGACGACGAACTCGAGGCGATGCGCCAAGGCGAGGGCATCCACGCCAAGTACCTGCCCGGCACCTACCGCACGGCCGCGAACAAGACCAACGACTATCTGATTGACCGTCAGGCGCAGCGCGAGAAGCGCAGTTTCAGCGGTGTCGAGGGCATCGCCGCCCAGGACTTCTCTCTTCAGGAGAGCATGGGCGCCATCGTCGACCGCACCAAGGAGCGTCTCGGCACGTCCGACGCCGCGATCATCCTGGCCCGCCGCCGTCTCCTCGCGGCCGCCGAGACCGCGGACAAGGACGAGCCGCTGCCGGGTGACCGGGCCGAGCACCACCGGGTGCGGTCGGCCTCGGTGCTGCTGCCCCGGTCCGTCCCCTTCCAGGAAGGCGCCAAGGACGCGCTCGTCGTCCACCCCGGCGAGGACTTCACCTCCATCTGATCCGTCCGCGCACCCGGAAGGAGGGCTCGCCGCCATGCCGTCAGCCTCCCGCTCACACCGGTCCTACCGGGCCGACGTACTCCTGGTCCCCCTCGAACCGCGCTCCCGGGCCGCCGTCCTGAACCCCGCCCCGCACGACGCACTCGACGGGATCGTGATAGCCGGCCCCGACACGCCCTCGGCCGGCACGGGCTCTGCTCCGGGCGGCCTGTCCCGGCCCGACGTCGTGGTCATGCTGGCCCACGACCTCGCCGCCGTCGATCCCGGCCTCGTCACCCGCCTCGGCATCTCGGCCCGCGCGTCCGGTGCTCTGGTCGGCGCGATCGTCATCAGCCCCGACCGGAGCTGGCACGGCCCGCAAGCCCGGCGCACCGCCACCGAACTGCGTGCCACCGCCGACACCGTGGTGGTCCTCGCCGACATGGCACCGGCGGTGGCGCTGCTCCGGGTGCTGCGCGGCGGTCCCCGGACCGCTGACACGCCCGGCCCGATCTGAAGAAAGGCAGACCGACCATGACGGACACCGAGTGGTTCCAGGTCGTCGTCACCCAAGTCCGCCTGGAAGCGGACCAGGTGATCTCCATGGTGCTCTCGCCCACCGCGGGCGAAGCCCTGCCCGGCTGGGAGGCGGGCGCCCACATCGATGTGCGCCTGCCCTCGGGCCTGATCCGGCAGTACTCTCTGTGCGGCGATCCCGCCGAGCCGCATTACACGATCGCGGTGCTCCGCGACAGCACGGGGCGCGGTGGATCGGCCGAGATCCACGACACCGCGCTGGTCGGCATGACCCTCGAACTGCGCGGCCCCCGCAATCACTTCGTGCTCCAGCCGGCTGCCCGTTACGTCTTCGTGGCCGGCGGCATCGGAGTCACCCCCATCCTGTCCATGGCCCGCCACGCCACCCGGCACGGCGTCCCCTGGTCACTGCACTACGGCGGACGACGCGCCGACACCATGGCGTTCGCCGGTGAGCTCCGCGGACTCGCCCACCAGGCGGGTGCGGCTCTCACCCTGCGCAGCGACGGCGCGGAGGGTCCCCTGCCCCTGGCCGAGATCGTTCGCGAGGCCCCCGAGGACAGCCTGCTCTACGCCTGCGGCCCCGCCGGCATGCTCACCGCCCTGCGCGCCGCCGTCGCGTCCGACCGCGCCGATCTGACCCTGCTCACCGAGCAGTTCACCGCCGCCGAGTCACCCGCTCCGGTCCCGGACGGCGAAAACGCCACCCCCGCTGCCGCGTTCGAGGTCGAACTCGCCCGCACCGGCGAGACCGTGACCGTCGAGCCCGGAACCTCCATCCTCGAGGCCGTACGCGAAGTCCGGCCCGATGTCCTGTACTCCTGCGAGGAGGGTTTCTGCGGCACCTGCGAAACCAAGGTGATCGCAGGCAAGCCCCTTCATCAGGACACCATCCTCAGCGCGAGCGAGCGGGCCGCCGGCCACACGATGATGATCTGCGTCGGCGGCTGCGCCTCACGCCGCCTGGTCCTGGACCTCTGACCGCTCAAGCGGTACCCCCGACTCCACACCCACGGAGGTTCAACGGTGAACCTGTCGTCACACAAGCCTGCCCAGCCGTCCGACCACCCGCGGCCGTCGCCGTACCGCTGGGTCGTCCTGATCGCCTGCTGGGTCTCCTTCACCCTCACGTCCATCGACCGTTCCACATGGGGTCCGGCCTCCGTCTTCGTCGGTGAGAGCCTTGCCGTACCCCTGGCCAGCCTCGGCGCCTTCGCCACCGCCTACTACATCGGTTACGTCGTCTCCAACGCCCTGGGCGGACTGGGCGTGGACCGCTACGGTGGCCGCATCCTGCTGACCGTCTCCCTGCTGGGCGCGGGCGTCGGCATGACCGCCTTCGGCTCGACCACGTCGGCGACGGTGGGCATCGCGCTCCAGGCGCTGGTCGGTCTCTTCGCCGGCGCGGACTACTCGGCCGGCATCCGGCTCATCACCAGCTGGTTTCCGGCGGCGAGCCTCGGTCTGCCGTTGGGACTGTTCACTACCGCCACCTCCCTGGGCACCGCGATAGCCAACACCGTGGTCCCCACCATCATCGCCAAGTACAGCTGGCACACCTCGTACCACGTCTTCGGCGTCATCTCCATCGTGCTGGCTGTTCTGCTCTTCTTCCTGGTACGCCCCGGCCCGATGCTCGACACCGCCGACACCGCCGACACCGCCGACTCCGGGGGCGAGCGCCCCGGGCGCAGGCTCGACCTGGGCGGCCTGGTGCGCAACCGCAGCCTCGTCCTGACCTGCCTGACCGGGTTCGGCGGCTTCTGGGGCCTGTACGGGTTCATCACCTGGGCGAACGCCCTGATGATCAAGGGACACGGGGTCACGCCTGCGACCGCCGGCCTGGTCGTGTCCGTCTTCGCCGTCACCGCCATCGCCGTGAAGCCGGCCGTCGGATTCGTCACGGACCGCTTCTTCGGAGGCGCCCGCAAGACACCGACGATCGCGATTCTCGCGGTCTTCGGCAGCACGCTGGTGTGCTTCGGCGCACTCGGAGATCCGGACGCGCTCATCTGGCTCGCCCCCCTGCTGGGTGCGGCGGCCTACGGCTGGACCCCCCTGGTCGTCGCCCTGGTGCCCAGGCTGGTCCCGTCCTCGGTGACGGGCTCCGCATCCGGCATCGCGAACGCCACCTGGCAACTGGGCAGCGTGGTCGTGCCCGTCGTCGTGGGCATGGTGTTCTCCGCGACCGGCTCCTTCGGCGCGGCCTTCCTTGCTCTGGCCGCCGGCCCCTTCACCGGATGCCTCATCATGCTGGCCGTCAACGAGCGGCCGCCGTCCACGGCCGACACCCCCGAAGACGCCGCGCCGGCCTCCGGCCAAGCACAGGGTTCGGCCGCGGGTCGCCTCCCGATGAACGGACCACCTGCGTGAGGTCCTGCCTGCCCGGATCGACTGCCCGGAGCTATCGGTCCGGCTGTCGGTGAGCCACGGCACGGCGGGGCTCAGACGGGCTCCGGCTCGAAGTGCCGCAGCAGGTCCCGGCCGGGCTGGACCACTCCGTAGGTGCTCTCGGGCACCGCGTTCCACACCCCGGGGAGATCACCCAGCGGCTCCGACACGACCAGCCGCGTCTCGTCGGAGACATGGTTCAGGAACCCCAGGTCGGGATGGAGGGCCCGCACGTCCTCCACCCGGCTGCTGTAGTACAGCGACCGCGATTTTCCCGCGCTGGAGTAGCGGAAGAACCACACCCGTTCCCCGTCGGTCACCGCGACCGTCATCTGCAGTGGCTGCGCCACCCCGTGCTCGCGGCCGAGGCGCTCGATGAGCCCCGTCATCCGGGCCACCGCACCCGGCGGATCGCCGTCGAGACCGAAGGTGAGCGCCACGTGGAACATCACCTCCGAGTCCGTCGTGCCCTCCAGCGACGGGAACAGCTCCGGGTCCACGGCCAGCATGAGATCCCGGCGCAGCTCCCGGAACCCGTCGATCGCCCCGTTGTGCATCCACATCCACCGCCCGTAGCGGAACGGATGACAGTTCGTCTGCTGCACGGCCGAGCCGGTCGAGGCGCGCACATGCGCGAAGAACAGCGGCGAGCGGACGTGGTCGGCGATCTCCCGCAGATTGAGGTTGCTCCAGGCCGGGCCGGTGTCACGGATGACGGCGGGGGTGCGCAGGTGCCACCCGTACCAGCCGACGCCGAAGCCGTCGCCGTTGGTGGTCTCGACCCCCATCCGCGCGTGCAGGCTCTGGTCGATCAGCGAGTGCTCCGGGCGGTAGAGGACGTCGTCGAGCAGCACGGGAGTGCCCGAGTAGGCGAGCCAGCGGCACATGGCCGATACCCCTGTTCCGAGCCGCCGCCCGGCCGGGCCGCGCGGCTCCGTAGGTGATGTGCGTGAACCCCAGCGAACCTCCCTCGCACCCGGCACGCATCGCCCGCCGCGGGTGGTTACGGGGACGGCCGATACCACCGACGCGCGGTGGCCGGCGCCGCTGACACGTGGTGGCCGAAGCGGTTTACGCACGGTGGCGGAAGCCGCTGACGCGCGGTGGCCCGAGTCGCTGACGCACGGGATGCCGATGTCACCGACGCGTGGTGGCGGAAGTGGCTGACGGTGTCCGGAGCCGCCGACGCGTTGTGGCCCGAGTCGCTGACGCACGGTGGCCGATGCCACCGACGCGTGGTGGCCGGAGCCGCTGACGCGCGGTGGCCCGAGTCGCTGACGCACGGTGGCCGATGCCACCGGGCGCGTGGTGGCCCGAGCCGCCGACGCCCGGTGGTGGCCCGCGTGGACGGCGGGCGCCGCTGCCCGGCCGCCCGCCCCGCCAACCCGGGCGGTCACTCCGTCGCCGCGAGGATCCGGCCCGAGCGGGCCGCCGCGCCCAGCGCCTCGAAGTCCCGCTCGTTCTGGTCGGCGTACGCCTGGGCGAACACCGTGAGCGCCCGGTCGAAGCGGTCGCCGCCGCCCAGGTAGGCGGCGATGGCGACGGGATCGCCCGAGCGGGCGTGGGCCCGTGCCAGGCTCGCCCCGCACAGCCGCGCGAACAGCCGGAGCAGGCCGGGGTCCATGGTCTCCGGCCGGGCGATGCCCTTCCAGTCCCGCAACTGCCGCACGTAGAAGTCCCGCTCGTGCCCGTCGAGGCCCACCGCGTGTGTCCAGCCCAGCAGGATGTCGCTGGTCGTCTGGATCAGCCGCTGCCCCGCCACCACGCGCCGGCCCTGGTTGTCGTAGCGGTCGCCGCCGGAATGGGCGGCGAGCACCGACTCCTGTGCCTCCTTGGCCTGGAGCAGCAGCGGATCGTCGTCGTCCCGGCCGAGCAGCAGCACGATCCAGCAGCGGGTGCCGACACTGCCGACCCCCACCACCTTGCGGGCGATGTCCACCAGCCGGTAGCGGCGCAGCAGATGCCGCCGCTCGGACGACAGGCTCCGTGCGTAGCCCTCCAGGACGGCGCGCAGCTCCTTCTCCCGGAAGTGCGCCGAGTCGTCCTCCAGCAGGTCCCGCAGCGGGATGATCAGCGGCGGGTCCGGTGTGATCCGCCGCCCCACGGCCGTGTCCCGGGTGAGCTTCTCGTAGGCCTGCATGTACGTGCGGGACCGGGCACTCGCCGTGGCCTTCGCGGTGCGGCGCCGGGCCTCCTTGGACATCGACGCGGCCATCAGCTCCCCCATCCGGTCCGCGTCGTCCTGGGCGTACCAGATGTCCAGGGTGCGCATCCCGGCGAAGTCCCGCATCCGCTGCCGGTAGGCCCGCAGGCACGTCTCCACCGCGCTGTTCTGCTCCGCTGCCGAGAAGCCGTTGGCGCGGCCCGCGATGGCGAAGCTGGCCGCGAGCCGTTTGACGTCCCACTCGAAGGGCCCGGCCAGCGTCTCGTCGAAGTCGTTGATGTCGAAGATCAGATGGCGCTCCGGTGAGGCCAGCAGCCGGAAGTTCAGCAGATGGGCGTCCCCGCACAGCTGCACCCGCAGCCCGGTGTCGGTGGTGGCCCCGAGGTCCGCCGCCATGATCGCCGCAGCTCCCCGGTAGAAGCGGAACGGGGACTCCAGCATGCGGCCGTAGCGGATCGGCACCAACTCCGGTACGCGGGTGGCGGACTGGCGCTCCACCACCTCGACGGGATCGAACCGGTCGGGCCCGGCCTCGAACCCGGCGTGGGAGGAACGCGGCACCCGCCGCCGGGCGCTGCGGCCCGCGGCGGCCCGCTCGCTCGGTGACATGAAGGTGGTGAACGGACTCGGTACGGTCATGGCTCAGCCCTCCGGCCGC
The Streptomyces tuirus genome window above contains:
- a CDS encoding aromatic-ring-hydroxylating dioxygenase subunit beta, which gives rise to MNVTVDAFRLISRAQGEYARCIDDGRMEDWPGFFEEDCHYRITTAANHSEGLEAGVIWADNRRMLSDRVSALLEANIYEAHTYRHILGQPAILEESDEGARSETGFLVVRVMRDGSSDIFATGRYLDRYRFDGDRASLAERVVVCDSSTIDTLLALPL
- a CDS encoding aromatic ring-hydroxylating dioxygenase subunit alpha; this encodes MTSTLPENSAKREQDRPEWPDELTRVPYWVFQRQDVYREEQENLFRGPYWSYLCLEAEVPQPGDYRTTFVGDTPVIVSRDEDGELYGFENRCAHRGALLALDDRGSNAKDFTCVYHAWSYNLQGDLTGVAFKDGIKGQGGMPKYFCLEDHGPRKLRLAVLHGLVFGSFDEDVPDIEEYLGDEILSRIDRVLGGRTPVVLGRFTQLLPNNWKLYMENVKDSYHASILHLFFTTFGINRLGQRGGIIVSESGAHHVSYSAIDREAELDAGYSDQNIRSDSEYKLADPSLLDGFSEVGDDTTLQILSVFPGFVLQQIQNSVAVRQILPRGVESTRLNWTYLGFEEDTPEQRTVRLKQANLIGPAGYISMEDGCVGGFVQRGIAGAADEQAVLEMGGESAASSESRVTEASVRGFWKAYREGMHLRQENDK
- a CDS encoding IclR family transcriptional regulator domain-containing protein; the encoded protein is MAGLAKGLAVIETFGRSRTQLTVSEAAQATGLTRATARRCLLTLTELGYLAHDGKHFRPTPRMARLGGSYTRTDPLPRLAQPHLVSAREALGESVSLAVLDDGAAVFVARAETERVVSAGVQVGTRLAAYSSATGRVLLAALPDAELGAYLAGCRPQARTPKSLVDVEEIRRQVLAVREGAAAVTDEELELGMRSMATPVRDAQGDIRAALSVSAFTARISMEDMREQFLPVLEDHAERIGRML
- a CDS encoding IclR family transcriptional regulator; its protein translation is MAPSKAGADSGRRALELLFAFTEQRPVATVRQLADELGIPVPTAHRYVALLRDMGLIEEGDRGHYHLTMRVAALGRAARRATPLVNVAEPFMRELSHSTQETVILSRLVHGLPVCIHRVESLRPFRLSFEPGQPLPALRGASVRLLLGGLSATERLRHIDEALAVGELPPVNGREAFLTEIDHAMRQGWEVSHEEIDEGVWAASAPVREGSQIVAALSAPCPAFRLDEAQRASIIDQVVKTADRISQALSN
- a CDS encoding zinc-dependent alcohol dehydrogenase, whose amino-acid sequence is MDGSPPIAPRSAAPRHTGVDPLPETARASVALPGARSALRTFPLRAAGPREGWLRVTASGICGTDVGMFQRGVAAATVLGHHVVGRIAAVGPEAAHRWRVGPGDRVLVEEYLPCGRCPDCASGAYRLCPQTDLWGGGRRIGTVPVSEDPALFGGNAEFMFLPGNAVVHRLPPQLPQELAAWVLPYANAVDWVLRAGRLEAGQNVVVLGPGYHGLAVAAAARLGEAGKVVVVGLPRDAERLGMAEALGATAVVAEESGDWGAAVRAALGGGSCDLVVDTTGSDPSVVDVAVDLLGHGGRLVLTTPKQPAAVPADSAAMIRRCLTLTAVRGRPPQAIGRAIASLTEGTSGLEHVPTVEIPLEEVGDMLTRLAAGSGPSSPHIVVRPDLDRPDTQRP
- a CDS encoding Rieske 2Fe-2S domain-containing protein, yielding MLTPEQNERLVRTDRGTEMGTLLRRYWIPALLAEEIPEPDCPPVRVKLLGENLIAFRDTQGRIGLLDEFCSHRTASLFFGRNEECGLRCAYHGWKYDVEGNCVDMPSEPPASRFHEKIKQTAYPCVERGGVIWTYMGPPELKPELPELEWATLPPENVFVSKRLQETNFMQAMEGGIDSSHVSFAHRFNMDDDPMHAGTAGIAYLKADTRPKFEVIESDGGLLIGARREADADHYYWRVTQWIMPWYTIIPPFGTHNPLGGHAWVPIDDENCWAWSINYHPTRPLRDDELEAMRQGEGIHAKYLPGTYRTAANKTNDYLIDRQAQREKRSFSGVEGIAAQDFSLQESMGAIVDRTKERLGTSDAAIILARRRLLAAAETADKDEPLPGDRAEHHRVRSASVLLPRSVPFQEGAKDALVVHPGEDFTSI
- a CDS encoding PDR/VanB family oxidoreductase, producing MTDTEWFQVVVTQVRLEADQVISMVLSPTAGEALPGWEAGAHIDVRLPSGLIRQYSLCGDPAEPHYTIAVLRDSTGRGGSAEIHDTALVGMTLELRGPRNHFVLQPAARYVFVAGGIGVTPILSMARHATRHGVPWSLHYGGRRADTMAFAGELRGLAHQAGAALTLRSDGAEGPLPLAEIVREAPEDSLLYACGPAGMLTALRAAVASDRADLTLLTEQFTAAESPAPVPDGENATPAAAFEVELARTGETVTVEPGTSILEAVREVRPDVLYSCEEGFCGTCETKVIAGKPLHQDTILSASERAAGHTMMICVGGCASRRLVLDL
- a CDS encoding MFS transporter, whose amino-acid sequence is MNLSSHKPAQPSDHPRPSPYRWVVLIACWVSFTLTSIDRSTWGPASVFVGESLAVPLASLGAFATAYYIGYVVSNALGGLGVDRYGGRILLTVSLLGAGVGMTAFGSTTSATVGIALQALVGLFAGADYSAGIRLITSWFPAASLGLPLGLFTTATSLGTAIANTVVPTIIAKYSWHTSYHVFGVISIVLAVLLFFLVRPGPMLDTADTADTADSGGERPGRRLDLGGLVRNRSLVLTCLTGFGGFWGLYGFITWANALMIKGHGVTPATAGLVVSVFAVTAIAVKPAVGFVTDRFFGGARKTPTIAILAVFGSTLVCFGALGDPDALIWLAPLLGAAAYGWTPLVVALVPRLVPSSVTGSASGIANATWQLGSVVVPVVVGMVFSATGSFGAAFLALAAGPFTGCLIMLAVNERPPSTADTPEDAAPASGQAQGSAAGRLPMNGPPA
- a CDS encoding class II glutamine amidotransferase → MCRWLAYSGTPVLLDDVLYRPEHSLIDQSLHARMGVETTNGDGFGVGWYGWHLRTPAVIRDTGPAWSNLNLREIADHVRSPLFFAHVRASTGSAVQQTNCHPFRYGRWMWMHNGAIDGFRELRRDLMLAVDPELFPSLEGTTDSEVMFHVALTFGLDGDPPGAVARMTGLIERLGREHGVAQPLQMTVAVTDGERVWFFRYSSAGKSRSLYYSSRVEDVRALHPDLGFLNHVSDETRLVVSEPLGDLPGVWNAVPESTYGVVQPGRDLLRHFEPEPV